One window of Natrinema sp. SYSU A 869 genomic DNA carries:
- a CDS encoding amphi-Trp domain-containing protein: MPEEVLFKSESDQSREEIAAYLRRVAEKLEQENAITLTSGAESVTMEPPARTTFEVKAEREGPTGGSGELSVEFELEWDENGSEGDSGNGQLEIE; the protein is encoded by the coding sequence ATGCCCGAAGAAGTGCTGTTCAAATCGGAAAGCGATCAGAGTCGAGAGGAGATTGCAGCGTATCTTCGCCGTGTAGCCGAGAAGTTGGAACAAGAGAACGCGATCACGCTAACATCGGGGGCCGAGTCCGTGACGATGGAGCCGCCAGCTCGCACGACGTTCGAGGTTAAAGCCGAACGTGAGGGGCCGACAGGTGGATCCGGTGAATTGAGTGTCGAGTTCGAACTCGAATGGGACGAGAACGGCAGTGAGGGAGACAGTGGGAACGGCCAACTAGAAATTGAGTAA